The Phoenix dactylifera cultivar Barhee BC4 chromosome 15, palm_55x_up_171113_PBpolish2nd_filt_p, whole genome shotgun sequence genome contains a region encoding:
- the LOC103718177 gene encoding SNAP25 homologous protein SNAP33-like, whose translation MPIAKISKKHSADPGFAKSNFFDSDSDSETNTKPARTSSVPVRTNLKSSPGYDSSAAKNRNKNDFRDSGGLENQSVQELENYAVHTAKETTQKVNDCLKIAEVIREDASRTLETLHQQGEQIARTHQTAVNIDQDLSKSETLLSSLGGFFSKPWKPKKTRQIKGPVPVVTRDDSFKRKGNKEQREKLGLSSSPQARSRIYTESTTAMEKVQVEKQKQDDSLSDLSDVLGQLKDMALDMSTELDRQNKALDGLHDDVEELNHRIKGANQRTRKLLGK comes from the exons ATGCCCATAGCAAAGATTTCTAAGAAACATTCAGCTGACCCTGGTTTTGCAAAGTCCAATTTTTTTGACTCTGATTCTGATTCTGAAACGAATACGAAACCAGCAAGAACTTCCTCAGTCCCAGTTAGGACAAACCTCAAAAGTTCCCCTGGTTATGATTCTTCTGCTGCAAAAAATAGGAACAAGAATGACTTCCGTGACTCAGGAGGGTTAGAGAACCAATCTGTGCAAGAACTAGAGAACTATGCTGTACATACGGCTAAGGAGACTACACAGAAAGTAAATGACTGCCTGAAGATTGCCGAAGTAATTAGAGAAGATGCTTCCAGAACTCTTGAAACCTTGCATCAGCAGGGGGAGCAGATTGCACGGACTCATCAAACTGCTGTTAATATTGATCAAGACCTTAGCAAG AGTGAGACACTTTTGAGCAGTCTTGGAGGTTTTTTTTCTAAGCCTTGGAAGCCAAAGAAAACTCGCCAGATTAAAGGGCCTGTTCCTGTTGTTACAAGAG ATGATTCATTCAAGAGAAAGGGAaacaaggaacaaagagaaaagtTAGGATTATCTTCAAGTCCTCAGGCACGGTCACGAATTTATACTGAATCCACAACTGCAATGGAGAAAGTCCAG GTTGAGAAGCAAAAGCAAGATGACTCCCTTTCAGATTTAAGTGATGTGCTGGGCCAGTTAAAGGATATGGCTCTTGATATGAGTACAGAGCTTGATAG ACAAAACAAGGCTCTTGATGGATTGCATGATGATGTGGAAGAGCTGAATCACAGAATTAAAGGAGCCAACCAACGAACTCGGAAGTTGCTCGGAAAGTAG